From the genome of Gymnogyps californianus isolate 813 chromosome 4, ASM1813914v2, whole genome shotgun sequence:
GATGTGCACCTTGAACTAAAGGACCTTACCCTATGTGGACGTAAAGGCAATCTGCACTTTATACGCTTTCCTACTCATGACATGCCTGCTTTTATTCAAATGGGAAGCGAAAAACACTTCTCAAGCCTCCATACTACTTTATGTGCCACGGGAGGTGGAGCGTACAAATTTGAGCAGGACTTTCGCACAGTATGCATTTTTGGCTTCTATACGATTAGGATCTGGTAGTGGAattcttttaaagcttaaaaCTAGAAAACTTTCTCTGAAGACTCTAAAACGTCTCTAAATCTTAGCTTTGGAAGAGTGTACCTAACTCAAATGAAACTTGGTTCAGGAAAGAGCATGTGGAGTCAAGTTTGCATCTCCAATTTAGGatactttctttcctgaaagtgCATGTAACATTCCTGTAACTCTAAAATTATTCACTAACTTCCATGGCGTGTGCTCTTACAAGACTTTCTCTGTATTATTAATCTCTGATTATGCTGATCTCAGTCTTgcgggtttttttctcattgctgtCTTTCACGTgcttaatatttgttttattgttcCTTTGCTCACGTGGTTTCATTTCTAACACACATGTGAGTGAGCTGATAGAGGTTCAGTCAAATTTGGTGGTAAATTAACTGAAAGGAGGTTAGTAGTTGGGATTTGACATCATCATGTGGCTTCATTATAAGTTTGATTCTTGTTCATAGGTGAAAAACGTGTGATAAATACTTTGTTTAACCAGGGCTTGAAAAAATGCACCAAATAAAGAGGCTTTTTGTGCAGTCGAGGCAGTGACATGAGGGGAAAACAATTTCATaacttcccctttttttttgcgTGTGGtttttgggggattttttttttgtcaaacaGTTAAGtcccttctcatttttccttgcttttcatgCTAGTGCCTCAGAGTCAGGGCCTAAATCAGGCCCGTGGAAGTTGATGGGATTCTCTCGGTGTCCATCTGTGCATCCAGTTATTCGTTTCCCCCCCTCTTTCACGTCGGCACGCTTTAGGGCCGGGGTAGTTAGCAGTCCATGTGTGTGGAGAAAGATGGAGCCCTCCTGTGAGCTGTCCTTCTTTCTCAGCCACTGCAGGGAGTAATGGAGGTAGCTGCATTCAGCTGGCAGTGAATGCATTTTTCTAGCCCTGAGCATAAACACTTCAGATCCCTAGCCACTTCTTgaatattcttctttctttttttttttccccgccaGATGGGTGACCTTCAGCTTTGTAAGCTAGATGAACTCGATTGCCTTATTAAAGGAGTTTTGTACATTGATTCAGTTGGATTCAATGGACATTCAGAGTGCTACTATTTTGAGAACCCGACGGATGCTGAAAGATGTCAGAAGCTCCCATTCAACTTGGAGAATCCGTATCCTCTCCTTTTGGTGAACATTGGCTCAGGGGTCAGCATTTTGGCTGTGTATTCGGAAGAAAACTATAAACGGGTAACAGGCACCAGGTGAGTGCTGTGTGGGCGTAAACGGAGTTTTATTGCCGAGTCTGGAATGCGTTTCTGCATTGTAGATGACATTTTCAGGGACAAGCTGCAATAAAGGTGGTGAGTTGAATGACCGAGCTCCTGCTTTTACTGCAGTCCCTTATCTCTGCCAACAAAGATCCCTCCTGGAAGAGAGAATCTGAATTTCATGTTTTGGTCTCTTTACTGCAGCCAGTCTCTTTAGAAGCTGTTTTTTCGGTTGCCCCGTTGCAGGAATTGAAGTGTTTTATTTGCCATCAGAGAGATCCCATAGGTTGGGATTATCCCAAATACACTCCTAATGATCGTGTTAACAACTGTTAGCTTTGATCCTAGCAGTAGAGATTTGCATCCTGACTTCCGAAAGTTACCTTATTTTGGTGGAAGGGATGCTGGCACAGCAGTAATTCCCCAGACAGTTGCTGGACTGCTGCAGCTACCCTTCTTGAAGATGTGGCTCTTGTTGCCAGGCAAAGCCAAAGAGCTCTGTGGCTTTAAGCTCTCCTGAATTTCCTGCAAGttggcaataataataaaaaaaaaaccccacagtacAGATCTTACTCTTGCTATACCTCGTTATTGGCATGTGTGCGCAGTAAAGTGAACAGGACGTCgttttttccccctaagttTTGAACAGCTGTGCCCTGATACTCCAGTTATCCCTCAGgactaatatttattttaaaattgacttCTCTGAGTGCTGGGAAGAAGGTGGATAttgtaaaataacaaaattaatttctcatttagaAACATGCCCTCTGCGGAAGGCTGTGAGGGCGTGGGATTCCTTACAGGCTGTAAGTTATTTGAAAGTAacagatttaaagaaaactgctgctcttccaAGGTTGCTCTgactgaaaagagaagcagctgaaggaaTGGGGCAAGCTGAGCTAACTCAGCATGCGTAGCTGAGTAATCGGAGCTTTCAGTGGAACGAggcattttgtttctctgtctctttaGAAGCAAGGCGGGTGACTTTCATTGTGCTTTATGTTGCAGCCTTGGAGGGGGAACTTTTTTTGGTCTCTGCTGCCTTCTTACCGGTTGCTCCACCTTTGAAGAGGCCCTAGAGATGGCATCCCATGGAGACAGTACCAAGGTGGACAAACTAGTGCGGGACATTTACGGAGGAGACTACGAGCGATTCGGATTGCCAGGCTGGGCTGTAGCGTCCAGGTAACGACttgactgatttttatttttaatttcactggaGATTCTGCAAGGATGAAAAGCTGGATTTACGTGTCTTAGAAGAGCTCCcattccttctgctgctctgttttaaCAGATCTAAATTACTGATAGCAACGCTTTTTAAAGTTAGAAATACTTCAAGATGAATCACTTTGGTTAAATTAGCAGTTCCCATTTTCTCCTGGAATTCTGACGCAAATGGACCTGTAACCCAAAAACTGTCTTTACAGCTTCGGCAACATGATGAGCAAGGAGAAGCGGGAATCTGTCAGCAAAGAGGACCTCGCGAAGGCTACTTTAATAACCATCACTAATAACATTGGCTCCATAGCACGGATGTGTGCACTTAATGAGGTATTAAGGGGCAATCTGTTTCATCGCTTCCTGTCTCAAGCATCACTTGTGTGCTGCTGCCACGCAGTATCTCTTCCCCTGCATACGCTTCTGTAGATGCATGTTAGTACTCGTCTTTTTGGATGTTCAGTAAGTTGTAATCCGCTCGTTTTGGATTCTTCGGTAAATTTTGTCCTTGCTCATCTGTGTAGTTTGAGCCAGATCGTTGCGCTGTGAACTGAAGAGCTGTGAAGGAACTAGGGGTTGGCTGTTGGTCTCATTAGGTCCTCTGCTTGGTCAGGAGTGAAACAGCTTCTCCGCGGTGGTTTGAGGAACGGTAGGTGTGCGATAAACTACAGCTCTTGGGACCgctgagagagaaggaaaggtggGGTGGAGGGGCGTAGAGGCTGGATACCTTTCCTGTGTTGTTTTTACGAGTTGCTCTCGATTTCTTGGTCAGGCCCCACCACTTCCACGGCCGTTCCTGTATCTTTGTGCTTTCAGCTTCTTTACAGTGCTGCCTTGTTGCATTCATGTCAAGCAGCATTGTACAGGGCTATGAAAGAACAGAGACGTGCTCTCCGCTCCGTTCCGAGCCTGTTCCTATGGGATGCGCTAACGGGGAGAAGCATCCTCCTGACTCCTGTTGCTGTTGGCAGATGCTCACTATTTACCTTCATTTAGTGCTGAAACTCAGCAAGACATATTATAAACAGTCTTGCCCACACTACATCTGCTGAGTACACAGCTGAATGCAAAGAGAATGCTGAACAGTTAGGGGAAAGCGTTAATGAGTGTCGGGATGGAAGGAAAATCCGTAGAAGGACGTGAGTGAAGGAGCAGATAGGACTTGATCCCGATTCCTCGGTAAGAGGAggaactgaaaattattttcttgttggAGAACAAGAAAGCTTCAGAGTTCATCACTTGGCTCGGGAGAACTATTTTGGGATTGAAAAGTTTGACTGGAAGTCTGATTTAAATCCAAAATGTCGCTACTTGGGtggtcttttcctttctttcagaattGCTTTGGTTATGGgtttctaaatctttttttccccccccagatTAACAGTAGAGAGCCATGCAGGTTTTTTAATGATGAGTCAAAGGCTGGAgttggggggagagagaggagatggCACTTGATGATCCGTGTTCCTAGCCAGTATAAGGATCTCATAGCAAAAACTCAACCGTTCTATTCAAATTCCTAAGCCAGAAAGGCTGTAGCTACACCTGCGGATTTCCGGGTGGTGTGGAAGAGTCTGAAAAAGAGCCTGTCTTAAAATGACCTGGCTAGTACTGCTTTCTGATGGAATTGTGGATGTTTATAATGTTCTGCAGATCCTGCCCGACACTTCCAGCAGTCATTTAATTCATAGAATCGTTCAGGTTGGAgaggacctttaagatcatcgagtccaaccgttaacctaacaccgccaagtccaccactaaaccatgtccctaagcaccacatccacacgtcttttaaatacttccagggatggtgactccaccacttccctgggcagcctgttccaatgcttgaca
Proteins encoded in this window:
- the PANK2 gene encoding pantothenate kinase 2, mitochondrial — encoded protein: MEPLRNGGGAEEKPRRRGGADAGPPRRRSSGAAGVDSAAGPQPRERGGSVSRQRRDSVRKNRPLFPWFGLDIGGTLVKLVYFEPKDITAEEEEEEVENLKSIRKYLTSNVAYGSTGIRDVHLELKDLTLCGRKGNLHFIRFPTHDMPAFIQMGSEKHFSSLHTTLCATGGGAYKFEQDFRTMGDLQLCKLDELDCLIKGVLYIDSVGFNGHSECYYFENPTDAERCQKLPFNLENPYPLLLVNIGSGVSILAVYSEENYKRVTGTSLGGGTFFGLCCLLTGCSTFEEALEMASHGDSTKVDKLVRDIYGGDYERFGLPGWAVASSFGNMMSKEKRESVSKEDLAKATLITITNNIGSIARMCALNENINRVVFVGNFLRINTISMRLLAYALDYWSKGQLKALFLEHEGYFGAVGALLELLDSA